A single Bufo bufo chromosome 6, aBufBuf1.1, whole genome shotgun sequence DNA region contains:
- the LOC121005403 gene encoding zinc finger protein OZF-like, producing the protein MEKDRTDKTGVILNLTLEIICLLTGEDYTVVKKTSGECVTPSSHHYVSGGCSSPTMESPHHSLITERTNEQKILELANKIIELLTGEVNEVVYNDVMTENHQHLISLDGSCKRYLPERRPSPLYSQDCSEENHNVPRDYQDEDLIHIKVEVVEDEEETDFMDDQQCKEEEIPEDISPHTRKSCDTLEERIISTGVCEMETRDSIQDSSGVEHLTQKQPSDLSSAASSHERCYDKLNSLTSSSTDSGRKIYPCAECGKGFHNSANLSRHLRIHTGLKPFSCCECGKSFTHKSMLDAHQRIHTGEKPFTCSECGRCFTQKSHLIKHQVIHTGEKPFLCSECGKCFMQKSDLLKHLKVHTGEKPFPCSQCGRRFASKLDLVNHQRMHTGEKPFPCFECGKCFTQKSILVNHIKIHTGERPHQCPDCGKCFAQKSKLLGHQRTHTGEKPYSCSDCGKIFGHKSSLVKHHQRVHTATS; encoded by the exons ATGGAAAAAGACAGGACAGATAAGACTGGGGTTATATTAAATctcaccctggagatcatctGCCTGCTGACCGGAGAG gattacacagtagtgaagaagacatctggTGAGTGTGTGACCCCCAGCAGCCATCATTATGTGTCAGGAGGATGTAGCAGCCCGACCATGGAGTCTCCACATCACTCACTGATTACAGAGAGAAccaatgagcagaagatcctagaactcgccAACAAGATCatcgagctgctgactggagaggtgaacgAGGTTGTGTATAATGATGTCATGACTGAGAACCACCAGCACCTTATATCACTGG atggaTCCTGTAAGAGATATCTACCCGAGAGACGCCCCAGTCCTTTGTATTCCCAGGATTGCTCAGAGGAAAATCACAATGTTCCACGAGATTATCAG GATGAAGATCTTATTCATATTAAAGTTGAGGTTgtagaggatgaagaagagaCAGACTTTATGGACGATCAGCAGTGTAAGGAGGAGGAGATACCTGAAGATATCAGCCCAC ataCACGCAAAAGTTGTGATACATTAGAAGAACGTATTATTTCAACTGGAGTTTGTGAAATGGAAACTCGGGATAGCATTCAAGATTCCTCCGGAGTAGAGCATCTGACTCAAAAGCAACCCTCAGATCTCTCGTCTGCAGCCTCCAGTCATGAGCGATGTTATGATAAATTAAATAGCCTTACAAGTAGTAGTACAGATAGTGGGAGGAAAATCTATCCGTGCGCTGAGTGTGGGAAAGGTTTTCACAACAGTGCAAATCTATCCCGACATCTGAGGATTCACACGGGTttgaagccattttcttgttgtGAATGTGGCAAATCTTTTACACATAAATCTATGCTTGATgctcatcagagaattcacacaggggagaagccatttacgTGTTCAGAGTGTGGCAGATGTTTTACCCAAAAATCTCATCTTATCAAGCATCAGGTTATACACACTGGAGAGAAGCCGTTTTTGTGTTCGGAGTGCGGGAAATGTTTTATGCAGAAATCAGATCTCCTAAAACATCTGAAagtccacacaggggagaagccatttccatgttcTCAGTGTGGGAGGCGTTTTGCAAGTAAATTGGATCTGGTCAACCATCAGCGGATGCAcactggggagaagccatttccGTGCTTTGAatgcgggaaatgttttacacaaaaatcaatTCTTGTGAATCATATAAAAATCCACACAGGAGAGAGACCACATCAGTGTCCTGATTGCGGGAAATGTTTTGCTCAAAAATCCAAGCTTCTGGGCCATCAGAGaactcatacaggagagaagccatattcttgtTCTGACTGTGGGAAAATTTTTGGACACAAATCGAGTCTCGTCAAACATCATCAAAGAGTTCACACAGCAACTAGTTGA